From a region of the Oryzias melastigma strain HK-1 linkage group LG4, ASM292280v2, whole genome shotgun sequence genome:
- the s1pr4 gene encoding sphingosine 1-phosphate receptor 4 has protein sequence MNSLSFLTSPSSCPHLYNYPNISAPNDSTAATGLSYVILRHYNHTGRLQNRTFSSAQSHISVSMAVFLSFSFLIVLENFLVLLAVISRIRHSRRWVYVCIANITLSDLLTGTAYLVNICLSGRQTFHLTPALWLFREGMLFVALAASIFSLLLIAVERYTTMMKPLPQKSTRNTYYRIYGLVALCWVMALVIGFLPLLGWNCVCNLDECSTLLPLYSKTYVLFSLVIFFLILLAIGVLYGAIYCHVHKSAQLGPQRSRKRSLALLKTVITIVGVFMLCWGPLFLLLIVDFFCLSRQCALLFSADFCISLAVLNSGLNPVIYALGSSDMRKAIAELLCCCCLRAGLCRPDTFSSKETSSTSESRRDSLRNSFSKVRNLSVASPPSTPSKPRKTPRKCRLSTTTSCLSVSSG, from the coding sequence ATGAATTCTCTCTCCTTCCTCACTTCCCCGTCTTCTTGCCCCCATTTGTACAACTACCCCAATATCAGTGCCCCGAATGACTCCACCGCCGCCACTGGACTCAGCTATGTGATTCTGCGGCATTACAACCACACCGGCCGCCTGCAGAACCGGACCTTCTCAAGCGCCCAGAGCCACATCAGCGTCTCCATGGCGGTGTTCCTCTCCTTCAGCTTCCTCATCGTCCTGGAGAACTTCCTGGTGCTGCTGGCTGTCATCTCTCGGATCCGCCACAGCCGCCGCTGGGTCTACGTGTGCATTGCCAACATCACGCTCAGTGACCTCCTCACTGGCACGGCCTACCTGGTCAACATCTGCTTGTCCGGCAGGCAGACGTTCCACCTCACCCCGGCGCTCTGGCTCTTCAGGGAGGGCATGCTGTTCGTGGCCCTGGCGGCCTCCATCTTCAGCCTACTGCTGATCGCTGTGGAGCGCTACACCACCATGATGAAACCACTGCCACAGAAGTCAACCAGGAACACCTACTATCGGATTTATGGCCTGGTGGCGCTGTGCTGGGTGATGGCCCTGGTGATTGGCTTCCTGCCGCTGCTGGGCTGGAACTGCGTGTGTAACCTGGACGAATGCTCCACGCTCCTCCCTCTCTACTCCAAAACCTACGTTCTTTTCTCTCTTGTCATCTTTTTCCTCATCCTCCTGGCTATTGGTGTGCTCTATGGCGCCATCTACTGCCACGTGCACAAGAGTGCCCAGCTGGGTCCTCAGCGCAGCCGCAAACGCTCCTTGGCGTTGCTCAAAACTGTCATCACCATCGTGGGAGTGTTCATGCTCTGCTGGGGGCCGCTCTTCCTCCTGTTAATCGTGGATTTCTTCTGCCTCTCCCGTCAGTGCGCCCTCCTCTTCAGTGCAGATTTCTGCATCTCTTTGGCCGTCCTGAACTCCGGCCTGAACCCCGTCATCTACGCCCTGGGCAGCAGCGACATGAGAAAGGCCATCGCcgagctgctctgctgctgctgcctgagGGCCGGCCTCTGCCGCCCCGACACCTTCTCGTCCAAGGAGACCAGCAGCACCTCGGAGAGCAGGAGGGACAGTCTGAGGAACAGCTTCAGCAAGGTCAGGAATCTGAGTGTGGCCTCCCCACCTTCCACCCCCAGCAAGCCCCGGAAGACACCAAGAAAATGCCGGCTGAGCACCACAACCAGCTGCTTGTCAGTTTCTAGTGGCTAA